The sequence CTAGAGTGATATCTTTGTTTATTTTCCTTACCTTCCTAAGCGCATCTATGTTGAAAGATGATATCATTACTCTATCTGCGGCGTCGAACATATCTACTATTTTAAGCACTTCCTCTACCGCGTCTATATCCTTTATTTCCACGTTGATTAGCGCATTCTTCGGTAGGGCCTCAAAAACTTCTTCAAGGGTTGGAATTTTCTGTCCCATTCCAAGGTCTGCCTTCTTGAGGTTCTCCAATGTCATTTCCTTTTGCTTCCCCTTTAGATTTGATGTTCTATCTATGCTCTCATCGTGCATAACTATAACTCTGCCGTCTTTAGTCAGCCAGACGTCCAATTCTACTCCATCTGCCCCTGCTTTTATAGCTTCAAGGAATGCAAGTAAGCTGTTTTCGGGATATTTTCCGATTTCTCCTCTATGTCCTATAACCAAAACTTTCTCGGTGTTCCACTTAGACATGTTACTCGCCGAATTGGAAGTCTTAATACAGGGGGTTAAAAACCTTTTTCAAATAAGCCGACGCTGTCAGAGCTAGCAAGAAGCTAGCAAGAAATGTTTGGCGTTGTTTTTGACATTAACAATTTCGAGTAGGTCTTATAACCATTTATCTATAGTTTCGTCCTCTACTTCTATGGTATCCACGTCCTGTAACTAATCTGGAGAGTCTTGGAAAAGGTTTCCGATAAGTTGAAAAAATCAAAAAATGAAAGTCATTGCAACTGAGTGTCTTTGTCATGATTGCTTTACTAGTTTGTAGCGCTCGTATATGAGCTCTACCTCTTTGTCTTTGATGTAAAACTCCGCGCTCACTTTTCTGCCGTTTGAGAGTGTGAAACACACTACAGTATTGTCTTCAACTCTCTCCGGCACCAAAGGGATTGTGGAATTCATAAACCTGCT comes from Thermococcus aggregans and encodes:
- a CDS encoding glycerophosphodiester phosphodiesterase family protein, with translation MSKWNTEKVLVIGHRGEIGKYPENSLLAFLEAIKAGADGVELDVWLTKDGRVIVMHDESIDRTSNLKGKQKEMTLENLKKADLGMGQKIPTLEEVFEALPKNALINVEIKDIDAVEEVLKIVDMFDAADRVMISSFNIDALRKVRKINKDITLGFLVGEESVVPLIPKLKEELNLWSINIPMEAIPILGFEKTVQAIKWARSLGLKVALWTQNDELFYANDNLARLRGLFEVVIANDVERMIEYLRKIGLR